A genomic region of Silurus meridionalis isolate SWU-2019-XX chromosome 7, ASM1480568v1, whole genome shotgun sequence contains the following coding sequences:
- the LOC124389201 gene encoding gap junction delta-3 protein-like, with amino-acid sequence MTDWGFLSQLFGSLQAHSPMLGRVWLLLMLVFRMLILGTVASDMFDDEQEEFTCNTLQPGCKQVCFDNAFPISQYRFWVFHIVLISTPALVFFMYAMHHHKKRQDLLQDSTINILEAKQDLHLKRLYLVNVAFRMISEVGFLIGQWTLYGFHVKAQFPCSRFPCPHTVDCFTSRPMEKTVFLLFYFVIGILSVISSLAEIIHVIFKWFMKSSNGLNSLFRDELELQEEPRNKHLTPNERNQAKPDRTRKLYGSMERPGLVDQEPTVSQRNLVSDAKALKKSMIRRMLN; translated from the coding sequence CTTCGGGTCCTTGCAGGCGCACTCGCCCATGCTGGGTCGTGTCTGGCTGCTCCTCATGCTGGTCTTCAGAATGCTGATCCTCGGTACAGTGGCCAGTGACATGTTTGATGATGAGCAAGAGGAGTTTACGTGCAACACCTTGCAGCCAGGATGCAAGCAAGTCTGCTTCGACAATGCCTTCCCCATCTCCCAATATCGCTTCTGGGTCTTCCACATTGTGCTCATCTCCACTCCTGCTCTAGTGTTCTTCATGTACGCCATGCATCACCACAAAAAGCGCCAGGACCTCCTGCAAGACTCCACGATCAACATTCTGGAAGCAAAGCAGGACCTCCATCTCAAGCGTCTCTACCTAGTCAACGTGGCCTTCCGGATGATATCCGAAGTGGGTTTCCTGATCGGACAGTGGACGCTGTATGGCTTTCATGTCAAGGCTCAGTTCCCCTGCAGTCGCTTTCCTTGTCCCCACACTGTGGACTGTTTCACTTCCAGACCCATGGAGAAGACAGTCTTCCTGCTCTTCTATTTTGTCATCGGAATTCTTTCGGTCATATCCAGCCTGGCTGAGATTATTCATGTCATCTTCAAGTGGTTCATGAAGAGCAGCAACGGGTTAAACTCCTTGTTTAGGGATGAGCTTGAACTTCAGGAAGAGCCCAGGAACAAGCATCTCACACCGAATGAGAGGAACCAAGCAAAGCCGGACAGAACCAGGAAGCTATACGGTTCCATGGAAAGACCAGGACTGGTAGACCAAGAACCAACAGTGAGTCAAAGAAATTTAGTATCCGATGCAAAAGCCTTGAAGAAATCCATGATCAGAAGAATGCTGAACTGA